One segment of Nostoc piscinale CENA21 DNA contains the following:
- a CDS encoding phosphorylase: MMNTVILVPQGAEYKAVCRGLRQNTGSIPRVLAIPVGMQPLTKYLQQWDKQQSPVSSSPTQNCHVELAGEQGAGRKGENLSPPLPAPCPEASHHTKFSWQTTRVLVMGLCGSLRQNYAVGDAVLYQSCTYQGRVQECDRPLMTQLSAALPKVSLVKGLTSDRVIWSATKKSSLAATSNCDVVDMESFAALQFFQAMGIEVAVLRVVSDDSLHDIPDLSAAISTDGSLQALPLAWGLISQPIAATRLIRGSLQGLKVLEKVTQALLDSNLINT; encoded by the coding sequence ATGATGAACACTGTGATTTTAGTGCCGCAGGGTGCGGAGTATAAAGCTGTGTGTCGCGGCTTACGCCAAAATACAGGGTCGATACCAAGGGTTTTGGCGATACCAGTGGGAATGCAGCCGTTGACAAAATACTTGCAGCAATGGGACAAACAGCAGTCACCAGTTAGTAGTTCACCAACGCAAAATTGCCATGTAGAACTAGCAGGGGAGCAGGGGGCAGGGCGCAAGGGGGAGAATCTTTCCCCTCCGCTCCCTGCTCCCTGCCCCGAAGCCAGTCACCATACAAAGTTTTCTTGGCAGACTACTAGAGTATTGGTGATGGGTTTGTGTGGTAGCTTGCGCCAGAATTACGCTGTTGGAGATGCCGTGTTGTATCAAAGTTGCACTTATCAAGGACGTGTGCAAGAATGCGATCGCCCCTTGATGACTCAGTTATCTGCTGCACTACCAAAAGTCTCACTGGTAAAAGGCTTGACAAGCGATCGCGTCATCTGGTCTGCTACAAAAAAATCCTCTTTAGCTGCAACATCCAACTGTGATGTGGTTGATATGGAAAGCTTCGCCGCTTTACAGTTCTTTCAAGCAATGGGAATCGAAGTTGCTGTATTACGTGTGGTCAGTGATGACAGTTTACATGATATTCCTGACCTTTCCGCCGCTATCAGTACTGATGGTTCACTGCAAGCTTTACCTTTAGCATGGGGTTTAATCAGTCAACCCATCGCGGCGACTCGTTTAATTCGTGGTTCTTTACAAGGCTTAAAGGTACTGGAAAAAGTCACTCAAGCACTGTTAGATAGTAACCTGATAAATACCTAA